The Methylobacterium durans nucleotide sequence AGAACACCACCATGCCGCCGCGCTTCACCACCAGCGCCGAGACCGGGAAGGTCGCCTCGCCCGGGTGCTCGAACACGATGTCGACGTCGTTGCCCTTGCCGGTGATGTCCCAGATCGCCTTGCCGAACTTGCGGGCTTCCTTGGTCCAGGCATGGAATTCCGGCGAGTTTACCTTCGGAAGCTGGCCCCAGCAATCGAAGTCCTTGCGGTTGATGACGCCCTTGGCCCCGAGACTCATCACGTAGTCGCGCTTCGACTCGTCCGAAATCACCGCGATGGCGTTGGCTCCGCTCGCCGCGCAGAGCTGCACGCCGAACACGCCGAGGCCGCCGGAGGCGCCCCAGATCAGCACGTTCTGGCCGGGCCGAACCGTGTGGGGCGCGTGGCCGAACAGCATGCGGTAGGCGGTGGCGAGCGTCAGCGTGTAGCAGGCCGCCTCTTCCCAGGTGAGGTGCTTCGGCCGGGCCATCAGCTGGCGGGACTGCACCCGGCAGAACTGAGCGAAGGAGCCGTCGCCGGTCTCGTAGCCCCAGATCCGCTGCGTCGGCGAGAACATCGGGTCGCCGCCGTTGCACTCCTCGTCGTCGCCGTCGTCCTGATTGCAGTGGACGATGACCTCGTCGCCGACCTTCCAGCGCTTCACCTTGGCGCCGACCTTCCAGACGATGCCGGACGCGTCCGAACCCGCGATGTGGTACTCGCCCTTGTGCACGTCGAAGGGCGAGATCGGCTCGCCGAGACCCGCCCAGACGCCGTTGTAATTGACGCCGGCGGCCATGACGTAGACGAGCACTTCGTCGTCGCCGATCTCCCAGACCGGCAGCACCTCGAGTTGGTGGGATTGCTCCGGGGGCCCGTGGCGCTCCCGGCGGATCGCCCAGGCATACATCTTGGCGGGCACGTGGCCGAGGGGCGGGATCTCGCCCATCTCGTAGAGGTCCTTGACCTCGGTCCCCGCCTGCACCGCCGCACTCGCAGCCATCTGAGCTCTCCCTGACATCGTCGTTGGGCCCCTATAGCGACGATGTTTCGGCACTCCAAGTGGCACCAAAGGCTAGTGCGGTGGCTGTTTCCACGAAAAAAGCGCGCCGGCTCAAGAGTGCGTCTCTTGTATACAATATTACGACTGCGGAACGCCTTCGGCCGCAAGACGATCCGCCGGCCGGGCTGCCCGGCCACGGGCCGATCGGGCCGTATTGGCAGGTCTCGCCCCGCGACCTGCGGGGGAGGGGATGGCACCTCCGGGATGGCCGCCTCCCTCCCCCGATCCCTGTGCCGCGAATCCGACCTCGGCCAGGGGAGAGGAGGTCCGCGTGCTCCGCTGCGGAGCGGCGGCTCAGTAGCAGCGGCGGCGCATCACGAGGTCGCCGTCCTCGTCGATGAAGCGCTTCACCCGGCAGGCTCCGTAATAGGCAGGGACGAAGCCGACGAGGCGCGGGCCGCCCCAGCCCCAGTGCCGATGGCCCCAGCGGCCGTGGCCCCAATGGCCGTGATGGTGATGGTGGTGGAAGCCGCCGGCCGCGGCCGGGGAGGCGGCGAGCGCGGCGCCGCCGAGGGCGACTGTGGCGGCGAGGAGGCGCAGGGCGCGGGTCACGGTGAGTGTCATGGGATCGGCTCCGGTCTCGGGGCCGTCCAGCGCGGCCCTCGAGACGTTGGTCGCCGCGGGGCCAAATCCGGTTCAGACCCTGGGTGAATTTTTCTCGAAACCCGTCGGCGCCTTCCCACCCGTCTCGGACCTTCGGGGCGGATGACGGGGGCGGCGCCCTCGGCTACGGTGGCGGAAAGGCGCGTCACGCGTATGCCGCGCCACGGTCTCAGGGAATCGGAGTACGAGCGGATGAGCGGGCAGGCAGCGATCGCCGAGGTGAAGCGCGACAAGCCGTGGATCATCCGGACCTATGCCGGCCACTCGACGGCCGCGGATTCGAACAAGCTCTACCGCGGCAATCTCGCCAAGGGGCAGACCGGCCTCTCGGTGGCCTTCGACCTGCCGACCCAGACCGGCTACGACCCCGATCACGAGCTCGCCCGCGGCGAGGTCGGCAAGGTCGGCGTCTCGATCGCGCATCTCGGCGACATGCGGACCCTGTTCGATCAGATCCCGCTCGCGCAGATGAACACCTCGATGACCATCAACGCGACGGCGCCCTGGCTGCTGTCGCTCTACCTCGCGGTCGCCGAGGAGCAGGGCGCGCCGATCTCGGCGCTGCAGGGCACGACGCAGAACGACATCATCAAGGAGTACCTGTCGCGCGGGACCTACGTGTTCCCGCCGGCCCCCAGCCTGCGGCTCACCAAGGACGTGATCCTTTTCACGACCAAGGAAGTGCCGAAGTGGAACCCGATGAACGTCTGCTCCTACCACCTGCAGGAGGCGGGGGCGACGCCGGTCCAGGAACTCTCCTACGCCCTGGCCATCGCCATCGCCGTGCTCGACACGGTGCGGGACGACCCCGAATTCGACGAGGCGAGCTTCGCCGACGTCTTCGGGCGCATCTCCTTCTTCGTGAATGCGGGGCTGCGCTTCGTCACCGAGATCTGCAAGATGCGGGCGTTCTCGGAGCTCTGGGACGAGATCGCGCAGGAGCGCTACGGCATCTCGGACCCGAAGAAGCGCATCTTCCGCTACGGCGTGCAGGTGAATTCGCTGGGCCTCACCGAGCAGCAGCCTGAGAACAACGTCCACCGCATCCTCATCGAGATGCTGGCCGTGACGCTCTCGAAGCGCGCCCGCGCCCGCGCCGTGCAGCTCCCGGCCTGGAACGAGGCCCTCGGCCTGCCGCGCCCGTGGGACCAGCAATGGTCGATGCGCATGCAGCAGATCCTCGCCTTCGAGACCGACCTTCTCGAATACGACGACATCTTCGACGGCTCGCGGGTGATCGACGCGAAGGTCGAGGCGCTGAAGGCCGAGACCCGCGCCGAGCTGGAGCGGATCGGCGGCATCGGCGGCGCCGTCGCCGCGGTCGAGACGGGAGCGTTGAAGCGCGCGCTCGTCGAGTCGAACGCCAAGCGCATCTCGGCGATCGAGGCGGGCGAGCAGATCGTCGTCGGCGTCAACAAGTGGCAGGCCGGCGAACCCTCGCCGCTGACGGCGGGCGAGGGCGCGATCTTCACGGTCTCGGAGACGGTGGAGATGGAGGCCGAGCAGCGCATCCGCGCCTGGCGCTCCGAGCGCGACCAGGCGGCCGTCGACAAGGCCCTCGCGGATCTGGAGCAGGCCGCGCGGTCCGGCGCCAACATCATGCCGGTCTCCATCGCCGCGGCGAAGGCCGGCGTCACCACCGGCGAGTGGGGCGGCCGGCTGCGGGCGGTCTTCGGGGAGTACCGGGCGCCAACCGGCGTGACTCTGGAGACGGCGTCCGCCGGCGCTGCGGAGGAGGCGCGCCTGCTCATCGCCGATCTCGGCGAGCGCCTCGGCGAGACGCCGAAGCTCGTCGTCGGCAAGCCGGGCCTCGACGGCCACTCGAACGGCGCCGAGCAGATCGCCCTGCGCGCCCGCGACGTCGGCTTCGACGTGACCTACGACGGCATCCGCCAGACGCCCACCGAGATCGTCGCCAAGGCGAAGGAGACCGGCGCCCACGTCGTCGGGCTCTCGATCCTGTCGGGAAGCCACGTGCCTCTGGTCCGCGACGTGAAGGCGAAGCTGCGCGAGGCCGGGCTCGACCACGTGCCCGTCGTCGTCGGCGGCATCATCTCGCCTGAGGACGAACTCGTCCTCAAGAACATGGGCGTGCAGGCGGTCTACACGCCGAAGGACTACGCCATCGACCGGATCATGGTCGGCCTCGCCAAGGTCGTGGAGAAGTCCCTCGACACCGCCAAGGCCCGTCGTCAGGACGGCAAGGCCCGCAAAGGTGAGGGCGCGGCCCAGGTCTATTGAGGCGGCCGCGCCCGGACCGGCACACAGGATCGGCCAAGCAGGATCGGCGATGGATGCGGAGAGGGTGAGGTCCGGGCCTTGAGTGCACCGCTCGTCGCACTGACCGGGGCAACCGGCTTCATCGGCCGCCACCTGCTGCGCTCGCTCTCGGCCCGCGGCTTCCGGGTGCGGGTCCTGCTGCGGCGGCCGGTCGAGGTGCCGGACGGCGCGGCGAGCGCCGTCGTCGGCGACCTCACGCGGCCGATGAACATGGCAGCCGCGCTCACCGACGTCGACGCGATCGTCCATTCGGCCGGCATCGCCCATCCGATGTCGGGCGCCCCCGAGGACGATTACCGCACCCTCAACACGGAGGCGACGCGCCGCCTCGCCGAGGCCGGCGCCCGCGCGAAGGTGCGCCGGTTCGTCTTCCTTTCCTCGATCCGGGCGCAGTGCGGCTCCGGCGCGCGCGGCGTCGTCACCGAGGCCGATGAGGCCGCGCCGACCGAGGCTTACGGGCGCTCGAAGCTCGACGCCGAGCGCGCGCTCGCGGAGGCCGGGCTCGACTGGGTCGCCCTCCGGCCGGTCCTCGTCTACGGCGCCGGGGTCAAGGGGAACATGGCCGAGCTGCTACGGCTCGCCAAGCTGCCTTATCCGCTGCCGCTGGGCGGCCTGCGCGAGCGGCGCTCCCTCGTCTCGGTCGAGAGTCTCGCGGGCGCCGTCGAGGCCGTGCTGCGGACGGACACGCCGCTGCGCCGCCCGATGATCGTCGCCGATCCCGATGCCCTGACCTTGCCCGAGATGATCGCGGCACTCCGCTCCGGGCTCGGCCGCGGTCCCGGCCTCCTGCCGATGCCGGGACCTCTCCTCGGCCTCGCCTGCCGCGTCGCCGGACGTCCCGACGCCTATGCCAGCCTGTCGACGAGCCTCGTCGCGCGGGCGGACGGGCTGAGCGCGCTCGGCTGGACGCCGGCGACGAGCTCCCGCGACGGTCTCGCTGCCCTCGCGCGCGCCGCCGCCTGAGCCTGCCGCTATTCCGGCGCGCGGGCGGCCTTTCCGGCGAGCGACACGTAGAAGCCGAGACCGTCCTGCGCGGGAAGCGTCTGCAGCCGCTCGATCAGGCCGCGCTTCTTCGCGTCGAGGAGCAGGCGGCCGGCCGGCTGGAACAGGGTCTCGCCGCCGCCCTCCGGGGGCGGGTCGAGGCGGATCGCCACCGTCTTGCGATTCCCGAAGCGGCTGCGCTCGAGCATGTCCTTTAGCGAGGCTTCCGCGGTCGGGCGGTTGGTGCCGCGCAGATCGAGCACCGATTCGGCATCGGTGAGGCCGAGGGAGCCGCGCAGCTTGTCGGCGTAGAATTCTTCGAAGTGGGGCAAGGGCGGAGACCTGGGATTGCAGGGCGGTCAGGTATCGAGGCCCGCGTAGATCGCGGAGACGGGGAGACTTGCGCCCAATTCGGGCAGGTCGATCGTGCCGTCGATTCCCGCCGAGTGGAACGACCATTTTGAGCCGGACCGCCGGAAGATCTCGACCCGTTCCTCATCCTGGTAGTCGATGAGGTAGACGCGCAGGGTCTGTAGGCCGCGATGGAACTCGGCTTTGTAGCCGCGATCCCGGCTCATCGTCGAGGGCGACAGGACTTCGGCGATCAGGAGCGGATCGCGGGCGAAGCCATCGGGGAGAAGCGGGCCGCAGCGCACCACGACGTCGGGAAACCGCGCGTAATCGTCCACGAAGTCGTTCAAGATGCCGAGCCCCGGCAGCGCGCGGCAGCCCTGCCGCTGCACGATCTCGCCGAGGCGCCCGACGAGGTTTGCCGTGATCTGCTGATGTCGCTCCGAAGGAGGCGACATCAGGATCGCCTGACCGTCGATCAGCTCCCAGCGCTCGCCCTCGGGCGCCGCTTCCGGCATCGTCAGGAATTCAGCGACCCGCTGTCGCGCATCGCGCCGGACGGCCAGCACCATCGCACACTCCCGCTCCCGCGCGGGAGCGTATCACTCGCCGCCGATACGCGACAGGCATACGCAGCGGGCGGGGCGTGAGAAACGCCCCGCCACGACATCCCGTCTCAGCCGTGCACGAGCACGTTGCGGAACTGCCAGGGGTCGCTCGCGTCGATGTCCTCGGGGAAGAGGCCCGGCCGGTCGGTGAGCGGCGTCCAATCCGTGTAGACGCCGATGACGGGGCCGAGATACGGCGTCTGCACCTCGAGGCAGCGGCGGAAATCGATCTCGTCGGCCTCGACGATCCCTGCCTCCGGGTTCTCCAGCGCCCAGACCATGCCGGCGAGCACGGCGCTTGTCACCTGCAGGCCGGTGGCGTTCTGGTAGGGAGCGACGCGGCGCGTCTCCTCGATCGAGAGCTGCGAGCCGTACCAGTATGCGTTCCTGGCGTGGCCGTAGACGAGCACGCCGAGTTCGTCGATGCCGTCGACGATCTCGTTCTCGTCGAGGATGTGGTGCTCCGACTGCACCTTGGCGGCGTTGCCGAACATCTCGTGCAGCGAGAGCACGGCCTCGTTGCAGGGATGGTAGGCGTAGTGGCAGGTCGGCCGGTAGACGACCTGACCGCCCTCCGTCACCGAGTAGTAGTCGGCGATCGAGATCGCCTCGTTGTGGGTGACGAGGAAGCCGAACTGCGACTGCGCCGTCGGGGTCCACGAGCGCACGCGGGTGTCGGCGCCGGGCTGCAGCAGGTAGATCGCGCAGCGCGAGCCCTTCTCCTGCTCGCGGGCGTTGTCCGGCTTCCACGTCTCGTGCGTGCCCCAGCCGAGCTCGGCCGGCTGGTTGCCTTCCGAGACGAAGCCTTCGACCGACCACGTGTTCACGAACACGCCCATCGGCTTCTCGGACTTCGCGCGCTGGGTGTCGCGCTCGGCGATGTGGATGCCCTTGACGCCGAGATCCTTCATCAGCGCGGCCCACTCCTCGCGGGACGTCGGCTCGGGCCGGGACAGGCCGGTATCGGCGGCGATGTTGAGGAGCGCCTGCTTGACGAACCACGAGACCATGCCGGGATTGGCGCCGCAGCAGGAGACCGCCGTCGGGCCGCCGGGGCTCGCCTCGCGGGCGGCGAGGATTTCCTGGCGCAGCGCGTAGTTGGTGCGGTCGCCCTGGCTCTTCGTCTTGTCGAAGTAGAAGCCGGGCCAGGGCTCGGCCACCGTATCGATGTAGAGCGCGCCGAGTTCGCGGCAGAGTTCCAGGATGGCGCGCGACGAGGTGTCGACCGAGAGATTCACGCAGAAGCCCTGGCCGCCGCCCTCGGTGAGGAGGGGCGTCAGGATCTCGCGGTAATTCTCCTTCGTCAGCGCCACCTTCTCGAAGCGCAGGCCGTGCTTCTCGGCGAGCGCCCGGTCCTTGTCCGACGGGTCGATCACCGTGAAGCGCGCCTTGTCGTAGGTGAAGTGCCGCTCGATGAGCGGGAGGGTGCCGCGGCCGATCGAGCCGAACCCGATCATCACGATGGGACCGCTGATGCGGCCGTGGACGGGGTGCTGGGTCGAGGGTTCGGTCATCTCGCGGGCAATCCTTCCTCTCATGTCGCTTCGGCAGGCGAAGCGGCGTCCATACGCAGCGGACGTGACGAATGAGCGACGCGCTCACTGGCGCCTCTGACCCGTGCGGTCAACCGCCGGTGCCGGAGCAAATGTGAAGGCTTCGTTGCAAGCGCATGAGCGCCCTGCATGGCCGCCGCGCGGCCTACCGCGTTGCATGCGCTGCAGCAGAGATCGATATTGCAACGCAACATCGCACGCAAAGACAGGCCGGAAACGCCCGCGCGCAGCCTTTCACGGAGTTCTCCATGCTCGCGGTCCTCGTCTCGAACATCGCCGACCCGGTCGAGGAGCCCCTCGATCGCGATCCCGGTTTCCTCACCCTCGCCGTCTCGATCCTGCGCTCCCTGCGCCGCGGCCACGATGCCGCCTTCGCGCGCCGCTGTGCCCAGGCCCGCGGCAACGGCTTCGGCGCAGCCTTCTGAGGCGCGCCGGCGCGACAAGAATCCCAGAGACCCGCGATTGCATCGCGGGCCGGGGGCAGCTAGGCGGCATTCCCGAGCCTGGACGCCGTCCGCGTCGGGCCGGGGACCCGCCGCATGACGCAGCTTCGCGCGATCCGCTCCTTCGTTCTGATCGGGGGGCTTGCCCTGCTGCCGCTGGCGGCCGCACCTGGCCTCGCGCAGGAGGAGGCACCCGCGGGCGAGAGCGCGGCGCCCGCCGCCAAGCCGAAGCCGAAGCCCCAACCGCGCAAGCCTGCCCCGAAGCCCGCGGAAGCGGCAAAGCCGGCTGAGCCCGCTCCGACCGCCGCCGCGGGCGCGGCGACCTGGCCCGCGGGCGCCAGCGCGGTGAGCGAGACCTACGACAATTGGACGGTCAATTGCAGCCGTGAGAACGCGGCGACCCAGTGCACCATGACCCAGAGCCAAGGCGACAAGAAGACGGGGCGTCGCCAGTTCGCCATCGAATTGAAGGCGCCGAAGGACGGCCGATCGGACGGGCTGATCCTGATGCCGTTCGGCGTCTCGATCGAGCCCGGCGTCTCGTTCAAGCTCGATGAGACCGTGCTCGGCAAGGGCGCCCCCTACGTCGCCTGCGGCTCGGAGGGCTGCCTCGTGCCGATCAGCTTCCCGACGTTGGCCACCGACACCATGAAGACGGCGCAGAACCTGACGGTTACGGCCCAGCGACCCGAGGGCCAGGAGCCCACCGTCATCACGGTGCCGCTCGCAGGCTTCGCGGCCGCCTTCGCGCGGGTGATCGCGTTCGGGAGCTGACGGGGAGACGTCCGCGGCGGGCTCCCGGTTCCGAGAGAAACGAAACGCCCGCCGGCCCGGACCGCGCGGGCGGCAGTACCACCGAGGACATTGTTCGTCAGGCGAGGGTTCATCATGACGCGCGGGATCATCACCATCGCTCTCTTCAGTCTGCTCGGCAGCCCGCTCGCAGCGCAGGAGGCGCCGTCCGAGCCCGGCCCGCCCTCCCAGGCCGAGCGCCAGCGCAACAACGCCGCGAAGCTCGCGGGCCTCGTCGCCTTCGTCGACGCGTCCTGCGCGGACCTGAAGAGTGATCCGGAGAAGTTTCAGATGGCGGTGACCCGCCTCGGCGTCGATCCGGACGAGCTCACGCGGGGTGACCTGCAGCTGCGCGCGAAGGCCTACACGGAGATATACCAGAAGGATACGGAGGCGAGCTGCAGTCGCGCCGCCGAGACCTTCGGCGCGTCGGGCAAGGCGATTCCCGGCCTCATCGTCAGGAAGTGACCGGCGGGCGCCGGCACGGTTAAGCGGCCATTAGCCCTGTCCGGGCACACTCCATCCCCGATGTGACGTTCAGGCGAGGCGCCCCCGAGGGGGTGCGCGCCGCTCTCGGGTGTGGCGTTCGCGATGGCGGCTGGTCTCGCAACAGGATTGCGGAGGCGCGCGGCACTGGCCGCCCTCGGCCTCGGCCTGTGCCTGGAGGCCGGCTCGGCGGAGGCGGCCCGGCTGCTGGCGATGAAGGGCAGCCAGCCGGACCGCTACGGCCGCATCGCACTCACCTTCGACGCCCCCGTCTCGGTGAAGGCGAAGCTCCTCGGCACGGTGCTGGTGCTGAGCTACGGCGAGCGCGTTCAGGCCGGTTCGGAGCGGCTCGCGGCCGAGATGCCGGCCTTCGTCGCGACAGTGCGGCGCGACCCCGACGGCTCGGGCCTGCGCCTCGCGCTCCAGAAGCCCTACCGGCTCAACGTTCAGGAAGCCGGCGAGCAGGTCTTCGTCGACCTGCTGCCCGAGGGCTGGTCCGGCCTGCCGCCGCCGCTGCCGCCGGACGTGGTCGCCGACCTCGCCAAGCGCGTGCAGCGGGCCGAGGCCGCGCTCAAGGCCGCCACGCCGGCGCCCGTGCGGAAGGCGCTCGCGGTGGAAGTGGCCCATCTGCCGAACCTGACCCGCCTCGCGATACGGCTGCCGCCGGGCAATGCGACCTCGGCAGAGCCTGCCGGCGCGGCGACCCGGATCCGGGTCGCGGGCCCGTGGCGCATCGAGGCGGCCGAGATTCGCGGCCGCACCAAGCCGGCGGTCGCAAGCGTCGCGGCGGAGGAGGAGGAGGGCGGCGCCTCCCTCCTCGTCACCCCGGGTGACGGCTATCTGCTGACCACGGAGCGGGACGACGACGGCCTCACGATCGATCTCATCCCGCGAACGCCGGCGCCGCGGCCGAGCGCGACGCCGCCGCCTGTCGCCGAGCCCGCGCCGGCCGGGGAGAAGGCGGCCGAGGCGAGGACGGCCACCCCCGAGGCCGTTCGGGCGGAGAGCCGGACGGAGGCCCCCGCGCAGGAGAAGCGTGCCGTGCCCCCGGCCCCCGAGCCGCGCGCGCCCGGCAACGGCCTCGTCTTCACCTTCCGCCAGACGCCGCCGGCCGCCCTGTTCGAGCGGGCGGGCATCGCCACGCTCGTCTTCGAGACCGACGAGCCCGTCGCCTCCGCCGATGCGGAGCGGCTCGGCGTGAAGCTCCTCGGCGAGCCGAAGCGGACGGGGGGCGTCGTGAGCCTGAGCTTCGCCGTGCCGGCGGGCCGCCTGATCGACCTCCTGCCGGTCGGGCCGGCGCG carries:
- a CDS encoding sulfur globule protein precursor, with amino-acid sequence MTLTVTRALRLLAATVALGGAALAASPAAAGGFHHHHHHGHWGHGRWGHRHWGWGGPRLVGFVPAYYGACRVKRFIDEDGDLVMRRRCY
- a CDS encoding Uma2 family endonuclease — its product is MVLAVRRDARQRVAEFLTMPEAAPEGERWELIDGQAILMSPPSERHQQITANLVGRLGEIVQRQGCRALPGLGILNDFVDDYARFPDVVVRCGPLLPDGFARDPLLIAEVLSPSTMSRDRGYKAEFHRGLQTLRVYLIDYQDEERVEIFRRSGSKWSFHSAGIDGTIDLPELGASLPVSAIYAGLDT
- a CDS encoding invasion associated locus B family protein yields the protein MTQLRAIRSFVLIGGLALLPLAAAPGLAQEEAPAGESAAPAAKPKPKPQPRKPAPKPAEAAKPAEPAPTAAAGAATWPAGASAVSETYDNWTVNCSRENAATQCTMTQSQGDKKTGRRQFAIELKAPKDGRSDGLILMPFGVSIEPGVSFKLDETVLGKGAPYVACGSEGCLVPISFPTLATDTMKTAQNLTVTAQRPEGQEPTVITVPLAGFAAAFARVIAFGS
- a CDS encoding methylmalonyl-CoA mutase family protein, which codes for MSGQAAIAEVKRDKPWIIRTYAGHSTAADSNKLYRGNLAKGQTGLSVAFDLPTQTGYDPDHELARGEVGKVGVSIAHLGDMRTLFDQIPLAQMNTSMTINATAPWLLSLYLAVAEEQGAPISALQGTTQNDIIKEYLSRGTYVFPPAPSLRLTKDVILFTTKEVPKWNPMNVCSYHLQEAGATPVQELSYALAIAIAVLDTVRDDPEFDEASFADVFGRISFFVNAGLRFVTEICKMRAFSELWDEIAQERYGISDPKKRIFRYGVQVNSLGLTEQQPENNVHRILIEMLAVTLSKRARARAVQLPAWNEALGLPRPWDQQWSMRMQQILAFETDLLEYDDIFDGSRVIDAKVEALKAETRAELERIGGIGGAVAAVETGALKRALVESNAKRISAIEAGEQIVVGVNKWQAGEPSPLTAGEGAIFTVSETVEMEAEQRIRAWRSERDQAAVDKALADLEQAARSGANIMPVSIAAAKAGVTTGEWGGRLRAVFGEYRAPTGVTLETASAGAAEEARLLIADLGERLGETPKLVVGKPGLDGHSNGAEQIALRARDVGFDVTYDGIRQTPTEIVAKAKETGAHVVGLSILSGSHVPLVRDVKAKLREAGLDHVPVVVGGIISPEDELVLKNMGVQAVYTPKDYAIDRIMVGLAKVVEKSLDTAKARRQDGKARKGEGAAQVY
- a CDS encoding homospermidine synthase, which translates into the protein MTEPSTQHPVHGRISGPIVMIGFGSIGRGTLPLIERHFTYDKARFTVIDPSDKDRALAEKHGLRFEKVALTKENYREILTPLLTEGGGQGFCVNLSVDTSSRAILELCRELGALYIDTVAEPWPGFYFDKTKSQGDRTNYALRQEILAAREASPGGPTAVSCCGANPGMVSWFVKQALLNIAADTGLSRPEPTSREEWAALMKDLGVKGIHIAERDTQRAKSEKPMGVFVNTWSVEGFVSEGNQPAELGWGTHETWKPDNAREQEKGSRCAIYLLQPGADTRVRSWTPTAQSQFGFLVTHNEAISIADYYSVTEGGQVVYRPTCHYAYHPCNEAVLSLHEMFGNAAKVQSEHHILDENEIVDGIDELGVLVYGHARNAYWYGSQLSIEETRRVAPYQNATGLQVTSAVLAGMVWALENPEAGIVEADEIDFRRCLEVQTPYLGPVIGVYTDWTPLTDRPGLFPEDIDASDPWQFRNVLVHG
- a CDS encoding NAD-dependent epimerase/dehydratase family protein, which gives rise to MSAPLVALTGATGFIGRHLLRSLSARGFRVRVLLRRPVEVPDGAASAVVGDLTRPMNMAAALTDVDAIVHSAGIAHPMSGAPEDDYRTLNTEATRRLAEAGARAKVRRFVFLSSIRAQCGSGARGVVTEADEAAPTEAYGRSKLDAERALAEAGLDWVALRPVLVYGAGVKGNMAELLRLAKLPYPLPLGGLRERRSLVSVESLAGAVEAVLRTDTPLRRPMIVADPDALTLPEMIAALRSGLGRGPGLLPMPGPLLGLACRVAGRPDAYASLSTSLVARADGLSALGWTPATSSRDGLAALARAAA
- the ccrA gene encoding crotonyl-CoA carboxylase/reductase, which gives rise to MAASAAVQAGTEVKDLYEMGEIPPLGHVPAKMYAWAIRRERHGPPEQSHQLEVLPVWEIGDDEVLVYVMAAGVNYNGVWAGLGEPISPFDVHKGEYHIAGSDASGIVWKVGAKVKRWKVGDEVIVHCNQDDGDDEECNGGDPMFSPTQRIWGYETGDGSFAQFCRVQSRQLMARPKHLTWEEAACYTLTLATAYRMLFGHAPHTVRPGQNVLIWGASGGLGVFGVQLCAASGANAIAVISDESKRDYVMSLGAKGVINRKDFDCWGQLPKVNSPEFHAWTKEARKFGKAIWDITGKGNDVDIVFEHPGEATFPVSALVVKRGGMVVFCAGTTGFNITFDARYVWMRQKRIQGSHFAHLKQASAANQFVLDQRVDPCMSEVFPWDKIPAAHTKMWKNQHPPGNMACLVNSPRAGLRTVEDVIEAGPLKR